The genomic window CTTGCTCTTAACCTTGAAAAAACAACACAgccaatttgttgttgctcccGACTTCTGGCGgctttctttttgtttttgtttcggttttttactgaactttgtttttgttctacCGCTGATAAGAttcttattttctttcttttttctccttaatttgcttttttcttcttttttcttctcttGATGTGCGCTAGTGCGTATGGTGGGCCTTTTTTTCTGAGTGTACGTGTGAGCGTACAGCAAATATTGAATTTCTACACAAATTTTATTAGGGAATGTCGGAATGTGAATAGAGTCTTGCTATTCCATTTGGCATGTTATTTGCtaaattttctattaatttaatttcttagtcgaatatatacatatacctaTATCTGTATTTTGTACACAGCTGTGTTGAAAATTGTTGCAGAGAAAAAAGGCAAGGGTGAAGATTTGAGGTTTTTATTACAATAAGAAATGTAGCCTAGTTGTACTTACCGCCAATATAAAATccatatatatagtatgtagAAACTTGCTTTCCTACATCGAAGAACCGCTGAAAGGCCCCCGAATTTCACAAATTGTTCCTGATTTTTATGCGGTTTAATGAACTTGAACTCTTATCAGTCAGGTTGGCTTTCTTGATATTGCCCAGAAGAGAGAGCTGTAATGCAACAAAAGAAGCGGAATAAACAAAGTCGGCGATCTTACTCATTCCATGCGGCGTCATGTGAATTTATTTTAGGATTTTGAACTTGGTCGAGTTGGGAAATAAAGCAGGGCTATCGAAATTGGGTCGCCATTTTTTCGTTAGTCTGCGTCACTTAGAATTAATATCAGAAAGCGACATTTTTTGTAAGTAAGAACTCTAACACACATTTTAAAGGCTAAAAAAATCGTTGAACTTTATGTTACTCAAAAAATGTACCAGTAAAACGTTTGCAATACGTTACTTATGATTTTAAAAGTACACCCCTAGAAGTATGCCAAtattttttcagcttttggAAGTGTAATTTTCActttctatatatgtatagtaaGTAAGTTTACAgcttaaaaatttttttcaacaaTTACGAAGTTTTATGGTCTCAAACTTGCTTTAAAACTTTCCTCCCGAATTCATCACATCACATATTCATGGGGAAATCATTTCCTGGCAACCCGATTAGCTTGTAGTCCTCCAAACGCCATTACACTTTTATCACTAAACATTTCAAAgaatttttcaaacttttaCCCCGTTTTAAACAAGATGACGTCCATGCTGGATACGCCGATAGTTTCCATCTTCGATTTGATGGTGGAACGGCACATAAGGCTGCGCGAGGAACTGAAAGACGCGGTCACAAATGGGACTACACCAACTCGTCGTCCAAAAGCAGAACGTGGAGCAGCCGACGGAAAGAAATCACTTCCTAAACCCAAACCAAGTCCAATGAAGTGGCCCTTGCCAGAAGAACCTGAATTCATGTCTCCGACACCGGCAAATGCCATCACTGCCGCGCATTTGACCAAGAAACATACTACCCTCAAGATCCAGCCACCGATCGAGAAGGAGGTGATCAAGAAACTGGTGGAGAAGATGTCCAATGGACCTGGCAAGACCAGGACCGTGACCCCCAGGCACACCCAGTCCAGCAAGAAGACCAGTGCCAAGTCCTCCAAGACGGTGGTCATAGCCCCTCGGAGAAGGAAAGTAGCCGGGCAAGGATCATTTCGCGTCAAGCCCAAGCTCAGCAAGACCAGTTCCACTCAGCTGAAGCGGACGCCTCTTTCTGCAAGAAGAACAGAAGCTGCGGCTAAGGATGCCAGTCCACAGGGCAAAACCAAGACCAAGAAGAACTCGACTGAGAGGACGGGTCCACAGATGCGAAATACCAGGTCAGTAGATCCCCTCGGCAATGCAGACGCTCCTGTCTCGAAGCGATGGCGTCTTTAGAAGCGATATATCCGTAGATTTTCATTCGTTCAatctaattaaatttgcacCAAGTAATGAACAACTTTATATCACAGTGATCCCTCATGTGATGGACCGCACTGAATCCCACATGAAGGCGATCAAAATTGGAAATGTACATAACTGCGGTTTGTCTAGTTTCTATAcatgaataaaaaatatattaaaatgaattacaattaaatgcaataGATTCAATTAAACGGGAATTAAATTAAACCCATGAGAACCCTTATAATTTAGTGCCCATTCATCAAATTAAGGcggtatttttttatttttatttatttggttttataataaattagaATTTTCATTGCTGCAGCTTAACATTCGGTTTCTTATTCTTGTATGTTCTGCTTAATAAGCCTAACTTGTGACACAGATTGTAAGCCAATTTTGCTAGGGCCCAAATTAATTTGACGAGAGTTAGTTTTTAGAGTGGCATTAACCaacttataaattttgttAGCTTAAATCTAAAtgtattttcttaattattcCAGTTTAGATTTCTCTTCTCTTCACATTCAATTCGCACaagtttctgttttttctagcttttgctttgtttatttctgCTCTCGTACTTTAAAATGCAACTACTACAGACTAACAATACTTGGCCATATATACGGTTCATATATATAGTGTATATAGAGTACGCAGTTACTGGCCTTAGCTCTGACTTGCGATTTAGATTAAATAGTTTGAAGCATCTTGTTTctgatttttgtattggtattggtatcagtatcagtatcagtatcgGTATCGTCTGTAAACGGGCGCCAAAAATCGAAAAGGGTAAAGAGTTGGAAGGAGTTATACAAAAGAACGAAAACATTGCTCACAATTGTTTCGATTggttttacaaaaatattgtaCACAATAAGTATTTTGTATAATCGCTTTTATCAAATTTCCCCTAGCCATGGACTGGCAATTATGTTATAGTTATAAttatagttatagttatatactctccagtttgccagttttgCGCTTGCTCGACATGTAAATGAATtttctaaaacaaaaattcagGGCGCTCTCTCTTGatttgtttcggtttttggtaTGTTTTGTGAGATATGAAATACTTGAGGATTTGTAGATACATTTGTCTGAAGCAAAGCCAAGCAAACAGGTGCTACACGTAAATGCCgtgataaaaacaaaacaattgcCCTAATCTAACTAAAATGCAGCTACTTAGATCATAAATTACACTGCGCTTTTCTTACCATTAAAACATAATCgtaaatatgtatacaaaCTTATTGGTTTGTGttcttaatttcttttcaAAGTGTGTTGGGTTTGTGACTAAatgttaattgaattttaaattcattttcagattttttgGTGGCTTTGCTCTTGGCCCAAAAAAACGTTTTTGGGTGTTTTGCTAACTTGTCGAAGACAATTGGATTGGACTCATTTTACTTGCacattttgttaaataattttactGCTAGCGTACAATGATTTCAGCCAAAGTTCTTTCAGtctgaaaaacaaaaggtaTTTGAGTAAAACGGGTTTAAAGCAAACTTATGTTCTCCACATAAAAAGCGTTGTACAGGGAAGCATCCAAGATACAAATTAGTCAAACATAAAATGGGTTAGGTGAGAGTGAATGAGTACTTTCTACAAGggtaaatacaaaaattaaaaattacttaCAAAAATACAGGGTTTTAACAGTGAGTTTGTGTGGTGCCACGGGAATTGCTTCCCTATTCTTCATTctgaatattaaaattttgtttgggaTTTTCAATACAATTTCAATCGTTAGTCATGATACATAAACTGTGCTGGCCTTGAGTTTGCTCTACGGGATACAGGACTTATATCTAAAGAACACTCAATTCTGCTTGAGATAGATGTTGGAAAACATAGAGTAAACCTTGATTGGGATACATGAATGTTCAACATTAACCTGCCTATTCAGTGTCAGAGGATGTGCTTCTTAATCCGAGAGAGAAGAACATGCACAATTTGGGGTTTTGTGTATTGCTAACTAGGAGATCAGTAACAAATGCCCGCTGGTGCAGTGCGTTTCAAAACTTTCAGACCGTTTCATTTGCTCGTATGGAGAGTAAAGTTGGCGGTAGtaagtaataaaaacaaaaacattaaatgcaaatagaaaacaaCCTAggttcttaaataaaaaactaatgTATCCAGTaaaaattcatattcattCATAACGCTGACGACGTTAATTGGAGTCATTAAATCTGCCCTGCAGTTATGAAACGCGTTGCAAGtatacatgtgtgtgtgtggtagTGAGTGTTAAAGTTACAATTAGTTGTCGCTCTTGCTGTTTTTGCCGAAGTCTCTGATTGCTGCTGTTAATCACCGCCTAATGAGATGCTTAGAATTCAGTGCGCCCCgccatcgacatcgacatcgactCGATGCTCTGACGCAGGTGGCTATCGTTGGTGATCTTTTCGCAGACAATGCTCACCTTTTTCAGCAGCTCGATGGCAGTTTGGAGCACCTGTTGCCACTTGTGCCACTCATTCTCGTGCGCCATCTCCTGGTCGCGCAGCAGTTCCAGCCATTCCTGATTCGTGCTCGGCAGCTCACTGAAACGGGCAGAGGACCATTTGCATACAATTAAATCTTATTTGGCCATCAGTATTGATTTGGACTCACCTCAAGGCCGCCAAACTGGGCATGCGGGCCCGCCGATTGAGATCCACGTCAATGCGTTCCTCCAGCCTCCAGAGCTTAAGTAATAATATCACATTTAATGCCAGCATCAAGCACAGCAAGAGTATAACCAACAACCACAAGCCCTTGTGTCTAAGTCTGTGACCCTGTGACCCATGACCCGTTGCCAGAGGCTGGCCGTCGCCGCCGCCCAgatgcaactgctgctgctgtaggTGCTGCTTGTGCGGCTGTAGGTGGTGATGGTGCatttgctgctggtggtggagctgctgctgcttgccGCCCTCGAGCAGCAGCGGATGACCGGCGGCGGCGCCGACTGCCGCCCCAGGAATGCTACCCGCGGACAGCATTTGGGTCTCCAGGGGATCACCGGCTGGGGCCGGACCAACTGCCTCCTCCAGAGGGCGAATTTGGGTGGCGGTACCTGCGGAGAAACGGGGACGAGCGAAGGAATGGCAGATGGTACGGTTAGAAATCAAACCATTCGAACGGAAGAGTAGAAATGAACATAGGCTGGCAACAAAATCACAACATTAAgagcacaacaaaatataaatgactagtaaataaatgaaactGCAATAAAAAGCAAGTGAATTAGGTACATGATTAGGTCTAGCAATCGTCACAGgagaatttatataaaataagagACACATTATCATTAAAGTGGAACAACTCCAGAAAAGTTTGCATTACCAGTAGATAATTTGGTATACAAAGAATCAAGCTTTGTggtgaaaaaaatttttgcaaGAAATTTAGTGAATAACATTATACGTTTTCTTCAATGAAATTATTACACGAACCAAATTGGAATTTGTTAAAGCTTCGTCAAGTTCTTGTGACTTAGTTAAgcgtaaataaattatgaactAGAAGGGGCCAAAACTTTAAGCGAAAAATGAGCGAAGCCTTATCGAAACTTGataaagcaattaaaagtAATCATTACCAGGAAAAAATTATTAGATTAAAAAAAGGAAGCATTTCAAAGGAAGGTTAATATAAGTGAAATCGATTTATGACCCGCAACCTATATCACACGTGCTCTCTGCCACTGCCAGCTGTGGTGCCTCTTATCAATTCGGCTAAGCAGCTGCAGAATGTATATTTCAAGTTAAGTCTAATCGAATTCAGAGAACGATATAATTCcctttttaaatcaaaaatccCTCTATATATAGTTTCCAAAAATCATTTCTAAGCCTTCGCTTCTTGGTTGAGAGACCACCTAATGAGCTGATAACTTTTGTAACTAATAACTTATTTTCTTGGAtaaagtgaaaattaattgaagaTTCCTTCAATATGTTAAGCTGAAGTTTGAAATTCTCAATAGACAATTAGATACACATATGAAAAGTGACTGATctattaaatttctttttagtACTCTGTGCATCATAGACAGACACAATTCCTCTGTGACAATTGCAAGGCAGAAATGATCCAAATATTTAAGCTATACCTCTGCTGGACTGCAGTAGAGCCTTACGGTGATGCCAGTGATGAGGATGCTGGTGATGATGGGGAAGCAGAGGCTGATGATGGTGGGAGTGCCTGGGTTcgtgatgatgatgctgacTACcgtggtgatggtgatgatgatggtgcatgtgcatgtgctggtgctgatgctgttCCTGCTGATGGGAATGTCGCGACTCTTGGATGCTGTCATTGTCCGTACTTGTGGCTGTATGGAGGGCACCTGTCGTGATGGAGGTGGTCGACGTGGATGTGGCGGATTGCTGATTCATGCCTGAGATGTATGTTGATTGTAGCTGGATGTTGCTTTTGATTCTTAACGAGTTGTTTGATGTTTATTGTGAGCATGCGTGCGTTTTGGTGTGGTTAGAAGAAGCAATGGCAATTGGCATTGGCAGTTATTTTCGAATTCTAactctgattttttttttatatgttcaTTACAATATTAGAAAGaaattgctttgctttgctgctgtatttgctgtttttgtttttgtttttgttgttcttgttgttgtggttgttgcaTTGTAGTTAATTGGTTACTGGGACTAGAGTCGCAATGCTTACCTCTCCTCGGCCTCCGTCCCTTTCCCTTGGCAGGTGGAATGCAGGTCTCGCTCTGGAGCGCATGCAATTGGGCGCCAAAGAAGTCCTCCAGGCCCGCCCACGTGTTCTTCTCAATGAAGCCCTTGACCACGCCCCAGATCGACTTCTTGTACTTGATCTGGGTGTGAATTGAGAGCATAGTGTGATCATCGACAGTTCTGTGAAACGGAATATGAAAGCCAATTAGAAAAGATTAAAGTTGAGTGACTTCTGTGCACCGTTCATCAAGTGGCTAGTTATCATCGTCAACTGCAAGATGATGGATGACTCACCTGGCCAGGCAGAAGTGTATGAGCACACTGAAACTGTCCGCGTATGGAATGCCTGCATTAACACTATTTACGTCTATGGAATACAGTTCGCCCGGTTTGCTACACTCTCGCTGCGTTTGGTACTCGGTTACCTAAAGGTAATCAATATATGCATTTGACAGTCAGTTTATTTGAACGTTTCTATTTTGAGCGCAATGCACATTCACCTTTGAGGTCTTGGGTCCCACAGAGGCGGCCAATTGAACGGTGACGTTCACTGTGCGCACTTGCAGGCCCTCCTCGTTCTTGGTCCACTCGCCCAACACGAGGTCCGTTGACTTGCGCATGGCATGGAAGTCAGTTATGAATTTGGACTTGCTGAACAGTAGATTAAACAAGGTGTCCACGTTAATTGGCAGAATGGTGTGCACGATCTGGCGGCCCTCGTGCGTCGAAGTGCACTCTGTGGTGGGCACAAATCTAAGCGGGCGATGAAAGGAGTTAGATGTGTTAGATGTGATCTACACTTGACACCTCAAACTTACGGCAAATTGTTCTCCTCGGAATCAGACGAGTCGGATACATCTGTGGGCACACTCTCGGCAGCATTTTTGCCCTCCTCGCGTTGGCGATGCATTTTTCCCAGCTTTCGCTTTATCTCCAGCTTGGACTCCAATGATCCTGACCCGGAACTGGCACTGGCCTGTGATtgggctgctgttgcagccgCCACTGCGGCCGAGTTAGAAACCGTACTAACCTTCTTCTCCGCACTCATTTtgtcgctgccactgccgctggcTGCCGCCGTATTTGAACCCGACAGAGAACCCGATCCGGAGCCAGAGCCCGTGTGATTGGCaatggtggaggaggaggcagtGGTGGAGCCcgctgtgctgctgctgctggcgctggGAGCGCTCATGGTGACGCTCACCGACTGCTCCGCCGGTTTCACGGAGCTAAGTGTCAGCTCCTTGGCATTCTGTTTCATCTTCTTGTTCAATTTGCGAGAGCTCTCCCTGGTCTTATTGTTATCCGATCCGCTGGCCGAGGCGTTGGCCGATGACTTGGAGGAATTGAAGAAATATTTCGTCTTCGACTTGCGGGGGGCAGAGGCACggacgccgccgccgctgctggcACTGCTGTTTCCGCTCTGGGGGAGCAGGGGATTCGACTGGTTGGATTGGTTCGACTGTTGCGACTGGCGCTGCGAGTTGCTATCGTCATCGATGGCCGTCTGGAAGTCGAAGTCCGGCTCGTTGTCGTTGTTCAGCGTGGGATCAATGTAGTCCTCGTCGTCGGTGGTCAGGCCCAGCTCGTCGCCGTAGCAGGTGTGCACATGTTTCCAAATCTCCTGTGGCGAAAACTGCTTGTTCATCAGCGTGTTCTGCCAAACGCGGAAGAGCATCAAGAAGCTCTTGTCGCGCGAGGTGAACGTGGCAAAGAAGTACTTGTCCTTGCCGCTGGATATCGAAATGGCATTCGGTATGACCAGTGCTGTCTTCTCCTTGGTAATGGCCGTCACATCCTTCCACTTGATGCTCAAGTACGTCTCCCAGCTGAAGATGTTCGCGTGGAAGCAGACGTAGTTCTGCGACACATACAGTCGGCCCTGGACCAGAATGTCGCGTTGTAGGGCACACGAGTAGTCTGCGGAAGAAGATAATCACTTGAGTCAATTGCTTTAATTAAGTCGGGTTTTATTAACGGGAATTCATTGATGATTACACTTCTTAGTTCATTTATCTGAGTAAAAGAACACCGTAGAACACTGCCATACAAATTTAGAATAATTATTCTGGATTTTATAATGCTAAACTGCATGAGGCGTTGAATATGTCTCTACTGAATATTAATTTCATACAAAGTATGAATGCATTTTTGTCACAAATAAGCTTTGTTATTTAAGTCATATTTTATTGCTcattattttccaaaatggCGCGGCAAAGGCTTCATTATGAATCAGAAAggtatatttttgtgtttaaaGGGTAAATCGTGGATAACT from Drosophila yakuba strain Tai18E2 chromosome 2L, Prin_Dyak_Tai18E2_2.1, whole genome shotgun sequence includes these protein-coding regions:
- the LOC6526711 gene encoding protein Aster-B isoform X14; protein product: MQIQSDKDYSCALQRDILVQGRLYVSQNYVCFHANIFSWETYLSIKWKDVTAITKEKTALVIPNAISISSGKDKYFFATFTSRDKSFLMLFRVWQNTLMNKQFSPQEIWKHVHTCYGDELGLTTDDEDYIDPTLNNDNEPDFDFQTAIDDDSNSQRQSQQSNQSNQSNPLLPQSGNSSASSGGGVRASAPRKSKTKYFFNSSKSSANASASGSDNNKTRESSRKLNKKMKQNAKELTLSSVKPAEQSVSVTMSAPSASSSSTAGSTTASSSTIANHTGSGSGSGSLSGSNTAAASGSGSDKMSAEKKVSTVSNSAAVAAATAAQSQASASSGSGSLESKLEIKRKLGKMHRQREEGKNAAESVPTDVSDSSDSEENNLPFVPTTECTSTHEGRQIVHTILPINVDTLFNLLFSKSKFITDFHAMRKSTDLVLGEWTKNEEGLQVRTVNVTVQLAASVGPKTSKVTEYQTQRECSKPGELYSIDVNSVNAGIPYADSFSVLIHFCLARTVDDHTMLSIHTQIKYKKSIWGVVKGFIEKNTWAGLEDFFGAQLHALQSETCIPPAKGKGRRPRRGMNQQSATSTSTTSITTGALHTATSTDNDSIQESRHSHQQEQHQHQHMHMHHHHHHHHGSQHHHHEPRHSHHHQPLLPHHHQHPHHWHHRKALLQSSRGTATQIRPLEEAVGPAPAGDPLETQMLSAGSIPGAAVGAAAGHPLLLEGGKQQQLHHQQQMHHHHLQPHKQHLQQQQLHLGGGDGQPLATGHGSQGHRLRHKGLWLLVILLLCLMLALNVILLLKLWRLEERIDVDLNRRARMPSLAALSELPSTNQEWLELLRDQEMAHENEWHKWQQVLQTAIELLKKVSIVCEKITNDSHLRQSIESMSMSMAGRTEF
- the LOC6526711 gene encoding membrane-anchored lipid-binding protein YSP2 isoform X13 → MHFVTQQRAQQQHHKSSTSSSSSSLASSSSCSGQGSVSASGSGPGSVLGLGSTSRFASLRKSSSQGALPKSLATAHSFFHRPSSSQGKHKRTASLNATPMIKDSDKTNPTTSSVTIIATTAESSSSSKTPANANMIPETTQPDQLQSQTQTHTQLQPQIQSQSPSQCQLALRDQENPENLQQQSQPEEEKQAEAPGSNGGDRRDSITEEITITSTTNSSLSTKLLTIQEAAGSFEQSSVSISTSSKQIASTAAGASPSAAAAPGANESNGSVLRLVQATSSTSPGSISSVGATPSINIVSSDSPRDQPQQSQGVDSNGVAAPGDSPSSRKSSTSSKGKASQAKLSTSSSGRDEQDISQHRLSDLTQHELSLLRVDREQQVTSSSSTSNEKPAKPSRLSERAKKKSWYNVIYPNYKSRAEDFKKLFKDVPNDERLIVDYSCALQRDILVQGRLYVSQNYVCFHANIFSWETYLSIKWKDVTAITKEKTALVIPNAISISSGKDKYFFATFTSRDKSFLMLFRVWQNTLMNKQFSPQEIWKHVHTCYGDELGLTTDDEDYIDPTLNNDNEPDFDFQTAIDDDSNSQRQSQQSNQSNQSNPLLPQSGNSSASSGGGVRASAPRKSKTKYFFNSSKSSANASASGSDNNKTRESSRKLNKKMKQNAKELTLSSVKPAEQSVSVTMSAPSASSSSTAGSTTASSSTIANHTGSGSGSGSLSGSNTAAASGSGSDKMSAEKKVSTVSNSAAVAAATAAQSQASASSGSGSLESKLEIKRKLGKMHRQREEGKNAAESVPTDVSDSSDSEENNLPFVPTTECTSTHEGRQIVHTILPINVDTLFNLLFSKSKFITDFHAMRKSTDLVLGEWTKNEEGLQVRTVNVTVQLAASVGPKTSKVTEYQTQRECSKPGELYSIDVNSVNAGIPYADSFSVLIHFCLARTVDDHTMLSIHTQIKYKKSIWGVVKGFIEKNTWAGLEDFFGAQLHALQSETCIPPAKGKGRRPRRALEAGGTH
- the LOC6526711 gene encoding membrane-anchored lipid-binding protein YSP2 isoform X12, with protein sequence MHFVTQQRAQQQHHKSSTSSSSSSLASSSSCSGQGSVSASGSGPGSVLGLGSTSRFASLRKSSSQGALPKSLATAHSFFHRPSSSQGKHKRTASLNATPMIKDSDKTNPTTSSVTIIATTAESSSSSKTPANANMIPETTQPDQLQSQTQTHTQLQPQIQSQSPSQCQLALRDQENPENLQQQSQPEEEKQAEAPGSNGGDRRDSITEEITITSTTNSSLSTKLLTIQEAAGSFEQSSVSISTSSKQIASTAAGASPSAAAAPGANESNGSVLRLVQATSSTSPGSISSVGATPSINIVSSDSPRDQPQQSQGVDSNGVAAPGDSPSSRKSSTSSKGKASQAKLSTSSSGRDEQDISQHRLSDLTQHELSLLRVDREQQVTSSSSTSNEKPAKPSRLSERAKKKSWYNVIYPNYKSRAEDFKKLFKDVPNDERLIVDYSCALQRDILVQGRLYVSQNYVCFHANIFSWETYLSIKWKDVTAITKEKTALVIPNAISISSGKDKYFFATFTSRDKSFLMLFRVWQNTLMNKQFSPQEIWKHVHTCYGDELGLTTDDEDYIDPTLNNDNEPDFDFQTAIDDDSNSQRQSQQSNQSNQSNPLLPQSGNSSASSGGGVRASAPRKSKTKYFFNSSKSSANASASGSDNNKTRESSRKLNKKMKQNAKELTLSSVKPAEQSVSVTMSAPSASSSSTAGSTTASSSTIANHTGSGSGSGSLSGSNTAAASGSGSDKMSAEKKVSTVSNSAAVAAATAAQSQASASSGSGSLESKLEIKRKLGKMHRQREEGKNAAESVPTDVSDSSDSEENNLPFVPTTECTSTHEGRQIVHTILPINVDTLFNLLFSKSKFITDFHAMRKSTDLVLGEWTKNEEGLQVRTVNVTVQLAASVGPKTSKVTEYQTQRECSKPGELYSIDVNSVNAGIPYADSFSVLIHFCLARTVDDHTMLSIHTQIKYKKSIWGVVKGFIEKNTWAGLEDFFGAQLHALQSETCIPPAKGKGRRPRRESKATSSYNQHTSQA